The DNA window acctgcaggagactttctcacccattcatttgaatgggtgagaaagctgtccggccgtgcgcggcagtgagcgttttgcgctctccgccgcgaaaccgggttttataatccgtacacagagtcggacatgcagtactctgtgtccggataaaaaaatccggttttgcggcggagagcctaaaacgctcactgccgcgcagtgccggacccggtctatggtttccgtcttatggcatgcagaagacggaaaccatagaacggagaccagaacgcaggtgtgaacctagcgttacaccAAAAATATCAACTTTATAATTACATTATATTGTAATATAAACATAAATTTCCTTCTATTTTTCACAAACATTTTAGGACTTTTCAGCATTTACCAAAAAGCTTTTAAACAAATAGCAAAAGAGCTACAAACCTTGGTCACATGGCGCGTCTCCTGCGTCCTCCCCTCCTCCGATCATCACCAATATCAGGGAGACGACACACAACACAGATTTATTATCTgacaggaggaatcatcacagaACAGAAATTTCCCTCCAGATAACAGATCAGACATGTAGAAGAATCAGCAAATGCCCTTCATATATAATGATCCAGAAGAGCAAACAAGTCAGGAGGATACAAGAGAGGCACATGGATTTACATAAACAGGAAGGGGCGGAGCTAACACCTACACTATAGATTACCAAAAGAGGGCGGGGCtatcctatatacatgtatagaaaACCTTGTAAATCTGATATATAACTTAATTTGATGCTTTTCTACATTTCCAAACTGAGAAGTCTGAGCAGGCGTGTAACTTCCATGGTAGTGGTTGCCACAGGACCCAGGACATTAGGAAGCCCAGCGGGCccctgatgggtttttttttttttgtttcttttttaataagccattacctgctggagtaactctgagtaactccagcaggtaatgggccctatttatttaccgatcctggttcctgctcatGGCCTCCGGTGCTTCCCATTCTGCAGAGGCTGTGAGCATGAGCTGGGATCGATGAGTAAGGCTATGagcccgcaaaccccacaaaaaacactatcattatattgaggggggggggggggagggaggaggtcttttcatacccccgagtataatgatcagagggcaagcagaggtgagtgaacataaaaacttctgttacttacctcttctacaCTCTGGAAGGTTTCGGGACTTCTTGGTGATGTCCCATGGGCTGGACCGGCGTCTTAATGTGTCGCGACGcaagcctggctcaagtgacgtctgatccatccatcattgaagatgaccgacatcagcagggagtgatttttatgtttgtatccttccctgggtctccgattattatactctggggtccgaaaagaACTTCCTAATTGCGCCACTGAGTCTGAGATCCTTCTGCTTGTggggctgcaggttcagagctcagtgggtgttccctGTGAAGCTCTTCTGTCTCCACCTTCTCTCCATACTCAGACCTGTGTGAATAGATTGCTCTTTCTTTTGCACAGTTGCTTTCTGTGGGAAGTGTAAGACTGTCACATAACAGCTAACAGGAGAGCAccagacattaaagggatcctatctttcaaagacatttttttctgagtacacgtaggaatagccttaagaaaggctattcttctcctacctttcgttgtgttctctgcgccgctgttccgtaggaattccagtttttgtcggtatgtaaatgacttctctcgcagcactgggggcgtccccaatgctgtgagagaaatctccagcgccacctcaatCTTCTTAAGAAACATCCTCTTCATAGTAATGATTAACCACAGTTTCAAAAATAAAACACATCCAGactttttgtttctattttttacaATTACTTTTACATTTTTACTATTACATTTTAGGGCCATTGAAGTCAAAAtccggattccgcatcaaaatctgcctgcaaaaactctatgtgaacataaccttagatTAACAAGAAGGGATGTGGTTAAACATTCTTCCATGCTAAGATTATCAGTAAGGGAAAGGGAGGGTTAAAAACTCTTCTCTTCTTAGATTAGCAGGAAGGGGCAGGGCTAAACACTTGCATCCTTATGTTAATAGAAAGTGatgggggttaaagggattctatgattaaaactcaattttttgtccctaacacataggaatagccttaagaaaggctatttgtctcctacctttagatgtcttctccgggccgctgttCGAAATAAAGCCcagttttcgccagtatgcaaatgagttctctcacagcactgggggtgggccccagtgctcaaacagcactgggggcgtccctaatgctgtgagagacctctccagcgccgcctccatcttcttcaggaacggcctcttcacgcatcttcttctggcgctggcttcaaacttctaggccttgggcagccgactgtgcatgcctgccggccacaagaagaaTGACCGGTTACAATGCtgcgtaagtggccattttcttgtggatggcgggcatgtgcagtcggctttgccctagacccAAGGCCTAGAGGTTTGAAGCCTCCGCCAGAAGAaaacgcgtgaagaggccattcctgaagaagatggagacggcgtcacagcaattgctcggagaacacacagtcagacacacaagtatcgtgatcaggatgttccaaagtttattacatattacttagcttttatagaggaataatggctgtatgctaatttaggcataacaaactacatcatatagaaatatgaattaccattggtcaaagtacaaaatgggcatttacaaactatgaatacgtatataaacaatacatgagttaacacatggttgtccgtgtcatccattttagtgtgtaattatgttagcacagtctgatacaatggatgccatgaccttccaggGTTCATGCTAATGGTTGacagacaaaacaagagattagaactgagACACGAAGATCAGCACATTTAGCCAAAAACATAAGCCTCAGGGTTACTGGGAAGCATCTTATCTGTTACTTCTGGCTATATGCTCAGGGTTAGTGGTTagcttatttttctctatttttctaaGTTTAGGAACTGGAATTAACCCCTCACAGTTTCCCCCATTTTGGACATATGATGAATCCCTCAATCAGGTACATTTACCCAAACGTGAGTGCCAGGCCTGCTGGAGTCCctaaatggagttcatcatcatGTTTACCTGATATATTTGTCCAGGTTATTCCAGTTCCGCTTCATTTTACAGAATACATAAAGGTTAAAACAAGTCATAAGGAAAAACAATAaagcgagtataataatcggatttTTCATCCAGTAAAATAACTTCACAGTCGTGGGTGACCATCCTGTGAATATATCATACCAATGATACGCTGTTAGTTCTTGAATATCAGAGGCTAaatgcataacattttttttcGATAAGACTGCTCTTAGTTATTTTGCAAGGTGTGATTACATTCATTAATATGCTTTTTAATAATAGCTGACTGATTTAGTTTTGTAATTTACCCATGTCAACTATAAAATCACTAGTGTTAGATACATCTACATGAATTTCTGTGGTTCAGTATAGTTCAAGCTCACATCTAGCACAAATGTCTCATTTTTCCAAACAAGAATAGAGACGTTTCTAAGGCCCCCAGCAAATGGCGCTGGAAGGTTCAGGGGCGACAGTGTTTGTTCATCATCTGTGACTATACAAATAAACTTTGGACCCACCTCTACCATAATATGGCCTGCAGTGGTAGGTAGTCTAGTCAATTTACAAATATTTCCATTAAAGTGTAGGAGACATGGTTCTAGTAAAATACTCCTCTTAGTACAAACGTACCCTTGTTCTGTTTCTGAACAGGTGTCAGGACTGTATGTGTTCATGTTAGTTCAGGCATTTTCaaacaaaataataatttgaACAAGTAAAAGAAATACAATATTATCATCACGATTCACATTATAAATTTTCATCAGGGTCAATGTCCCAAAAATCTAACACAACCCTCCTTGGCCGCAGTGATATAGTCCAATTGATCCAACAGTCCAATAGTCCTTTAGGTTTCCGTCTCAGGATCCATGTCCTCTATCAGTATAACAAGACTTTCCTTATAATCTCACAGCTGTATTGGTTATCAAAAGGAACTGGAAGTGACCATTGTATCTCATGTGTctcttatcaccatccaatctttgggttataGCTTATAAGTTACTTCCATTAACTCAGAAACTGAAAGGAAGGAGAAACtgaaaatatacattaatcatatgcttTTGATGATTTATCACATAGTCGTCAGCACATCAGACTACATCTGGAACAATTATGAACAATACAATCCAAATCTagggctaaggctaatttctcctATCAAGAatataccttacagaaaatacaaatacaagtgtcAAGTTATAAAGACTTTTCAATACCTTGGGAACAGCATGGGGGTTAAGATACACTTATTATATCCCCATAGTATACATTTTCCTTATTACCTGTATGGTAAGTTCCATTATCACTTTGATGGTCTCGGGGATCTTACTtacactacagtcatggccaaaggttttgagaatgatacaaatattaatttttacaaagtctactgcttcagtttttctaatggcaatttgcatatactccagaatgttataaagagtgatcagcttaacagcaattacttgcaaagtcaatatttgcctagaaaatgaactttatcccccaaaacacatttcaacatcattgcagccctgccttaaaaggaccagctaacatcgtttcagtgattgctccattaacacaggtgtgggtgttgatgaggacagagctggagatcaatctgtcatgattaagtaagaatgacaccactggacactttaaaaggaggctggtgcttggcatcattgtttctcttctgttaaccatggttatctctaaagaaacacgtgcagtcatcattgcactgcacaaaaatggcctaacagggaagagtatcgcagctagaaagattgcacctcagtcaacaatctatcgcatcatcaagaacttcaaggagagaggtaccattgttggcaaaaaggctccagggcgcccaagaaagaccagcaagcaccaggaccatcTTAAAAgtttttcagctgtgggatcgggctaccagcagtgcagagcttgctcaggaaccAGAGCTTGCCACGCCCTTGCCCTCCTCTTCTTGGGCGAACCATATCTTCTTTGGTCCTTGCCCCATCTCATCTCGGCTTTTAGCTACGCAGCCGGCACCTGTAGCTTAGTAAGTCACAGAGACACCTAAATTAAAGCTTATGGGGGGAGATCACTAAGACCTCACTTTTTCTCTAGGGCACTGAGCCTTCTACTATGGCACTGAGCCAGCACTGAGCCTGTATTCGAGGGAGACCATGGATCGGGAGATACTCTATAAATTCTCACACAAATGTAAGCCAGGAACAGTACTAATAAAACCATGCAGATGCCTGTGAGGAGGAGCTCAACTTCTACAGACAACCCTCTTTCTCGGGTTCTTCCGACTACGTACAATAGTACAAGGCACAAggtgtcataaaaaaaaaaaaagcatgcagcAACTAACCTCCCATCGACACAGCAGACTCACCACTAGGGGAACCCAGAAGATAAAGTGGCAAGACAAGCTTACCCTACAGTGCTGTTTTGTTCGTCTGGGGTCCCTCAGCGGATGGTCCTGAAACGGTCGGTGGGGGGATGGTCATCTATCGGTTGCACACCGGACATCCAAGTGCCCCACGGTTTGGGCGCCACAAATGTTAGGGTCAATCAACCCTGGATATGTTGTCGTAGTCCAAATTGATGTCTTAATCAAGAGCGCTCGTAGAACAGATAGACACTCAAGTATCGTAATCAGAATAttccaaagtttattacatattacttagcttttatagagaaataatggctgtatgctaaattaggcataacaaactacatcatatagaaatatgaattatcattggtcaaagtacaaaatgggcgtttacaaactatgaatacgtatataaacaatacatgagttaacacatggttgtccgtgtcatccattttagtgtgtaattatgttagcacagtctgatgaaatggatgccatgacTTTCCAAGTTTCATGCTAGTGGATAacagacaaaacaagagattagaactgacttcatagCTTGTGAACTTTATGCGTCTTGTTATGGCCATCAAGTATTACGATGTACAAATATGGTAACTTGCATCCGCCAGCATGTAGTACGGAGGGGCAGTGGTTTTAACTAGATATATTCTAATACGCACAAAGACacaaagatcagcacatttagtcaaaatataagcctcagggttactggggaagcatcttatctgttacttctggctatacgctcagggttagcttatttttctctatttttctaaGTTACAGTTTTAGGAACTGGAATTAACCCCTCacacttgttttttatttaaaggcCAGGGCCAATTTTAAATAAATTTGTTAACCTGGGGTTTTATTacccctcttcctattacatacctcAAGTATCGCGCCTCTCCAagacccaaagcacacttttGTGGGTTTGCTGTTAATCCGGCTGCCTGGAGAGAATTTAGTACAGCTTGAACTTTTTTTAAGTGACTTTCCAAGTCTGAACTAAAGATGACAATGTCATCTAAATGAGCTGAAGCGTGCCTTTGATGGGGCTTAAGGACTCTGTCCATCAATCTCTGGAAGGTTGCTGGAGCCCCATGTAACCCAAACGGCATAGTCACATATTGAAATAAACCATCTGGGGtgacaaatgcagtttttaaTCTGGCTTCTTAGTGAGCGGCACCTGCCACTACCCTTTGGTTAAGTCGAGGGTGGAGAAATACCTGGCATGTCCCAACCTCTCGATTAACTCATCGACTCTGGATATTGGGTAGGCATCAAATTTTGAAACTTCATTCAGCTTATGGAAATTATTGGAATCTTATGGAACCATCTGGCTTACGAATCAAAACAATGGGATTCGACCAGTCACTCTTGGACTCCTCAATTACCCCAAGTGCCAACGTATCTTTGACCTCCTCAGATATGGCTTGTCTATGAGCTTCAGGTACCTGGTACGGTTTTAGATTACCCCATATCTGCGGCTCGGTAACAATGTCATGTTCTATCAGATGGGTGCGCCCAAGCAACTCAGAAAACACATCATTATTTTTCTGTACCAACTCTTTTGACTCCTGTTTCTGTGCCTTAGACAGGGTCTTTGCTATGTGCTCCTTGGGTGAAGCCTTGCCAGGAGTATTTACCCCTTCAGTAGTAAAACAAAGAAAAGTGATAGGTGGCACAGCTAGGACCTATAGGACATACTGCCGATCATATAACTAGTCAATCAAAAACAGGAGCATGGCAAATATGAAACTGCCCCCTATAGTGGTGCACAACACCCCGTATAAAGACAATAAATAGCAtataaaaaagatgagaaaagggGGGAACTCACCAGGGCATATTTTTGTGTAAAAACAGTCCTTTATTCCATCTTCAAATAAAACAACTGACAGTGtttggggagagagagagattgcaCAACATTAGCCAGGCAACGACCATTTCATGCTATGTGCACTTCTTCAAGCCTTATGTGGACAATTTTGTGCAATCTGTTTTTATGAAACATACGCCCTGGTGAGTGCCCCcctttttctcatcttttttataTGCCCTTCAGTAGTAACCTTGCTAGGGGTACCTACTGATGCCAACACTTCCCTGTTTTTCCAGGGTTTTAGTAAATTTATATGGTATATTTTTTTGGGCTTTCTCTTGCCCTGCTGGTGGACCTTATAATTTACTTCCCCGACTCTTTCAATAATttcatatggcccttgccatttTCTTTCTGCTGTTGGAACCAATACCAACACCCGATCACCTGGACTAAAGGTTCTAAGTTTAGCCGTTCTGTTATAGACACAGCTCTGGGACATTTGGGCCTGTTCCATATGTTCCTTTACAATGGGCATGACTGCTGCAATTCTGTCCTGCATCAGGGTAATATGTTCAATTACATTCCTGTAAGGAATTTGCTCTTGTTCCCAGGTTTCCTTAGCTATGTCTAGGAGACCAAATGGGTGTCTACCATACACCAACTGAAATGGGGAAACACCTAGGTTACCTCCCGATTTGCAAACATTAAATAGGGTAGTAAGCAAACCCAGTCTTTGCCGTCCTTGCTAACCACCCTCTTTAACATGCCCTtaagggttttattgaacctctcctctaggccatctgtctgggggtgatatacagagGGTCGCAGgtgtttaaagagattctatcattggaatccAGTTTTAAGCCaaacccacatcggaatagccttaaaaaaggctattcttcccctgcctttcgatgtcttctctgcgccaccgttccttagaaCAGCATTGGAGGcatccctgtgctgtgagaaaactatccagtgccgccttcttcttgttcacctcctctgcttcttctgctttgtcccatcacattttcttaaaaaaactccgactgcacatgtccatcacCATTTTTCCAGGGCCGAACGTgagagaccacaggaaaatggccaaaggACATGCGTAGCAGGCGCAGTCGCCCATTTTACTATGGCCGAGCAGGAAAGAAGAGGTGTAGACGtcaaattagcatatggacgaaaaccgggataacTAAGGAACGGAATTGTTCAACAATTTCTTCCCGTATTTAGTTCACCCTATACAGTAGTTCCTGATTCATGGACAAACAGAAACTCCTTATCAGCATCTGGATACTGGGGTTCACCATTTATTACATTTACGTTTCCTCTGGCACGAGCAAGATTAGGATCTCTCATTTGAGCAGTCCTAAAATTGTCACGGGACACGTCGAGCTTCGGCATCTCGGGAACTCCCTCCTGACCTTCAGCATCACCAGATAACACAGACAGGGGAAAATCATTACCATCTTGGGTCACCCCTACAGCTGGTGTTTCCCTGCCAGGATCAAAAGGATCAGGATAAACCTTAGGCAAGATATTACCAACATTCATAGTTTTAGGACACGGTAAACTCTGCTTTTTCCACATATCCCAAAATAGAGGAACATCTCTCCCTATAATCACACTATGGAACAGGGACTTAACCACGCCCACTTCTATTGTTTCACCATGTATGCTGAAGGCCCCAATAGTTTgtccattgtacagtgcagggtgGACTAGATCAGTGGGCTCAGTTGTCAGGGGACAGTAAGCAGCCGTATGGTTTTATTAGAATAATGGGTTGTCAAGAGGGGGAAATATAAGGAGAATTCATTAGAGGTATCAGAGGTATTAGAGATAACAATCGGCCATCAAAAAGAGACGTACAAGGTGCACATGTCCGgcagatacagtatataacagctgCTAAGAACAGGGAGTGTGAATAAGGCCCTAATAAATGGGAGGGGTTGTGACAACGGCTCATAAATCCCCGTGGTAAAGAGACTGTTCATAGCTGTGGTAATATAAGGTTTGGGCCACCTTGTGACTACTGTAAGTGAATGGGGCCACATTGCCACTCCAGGGGTACTTCAACTTCTGGCTGCAAAAAGTAGAGCCCTGACAAATTTTTGGAGACTAGAAGTTGCAACAGTTTTGTGGTCACAATGTGattccattcacttatattagtAAAGGAGTCACAGGGCGGTATACCAAGTTTTGATCATACAATGGGAGTTGCGAATAAAGTCGCCATGTACTCCTCCCCCACTCTATAGAATGGAAAAGAGACCAGCACAGACTTTTGGAACATGATGACAACAGATCCCTTCAAATTTGCATAATATCCCATGGTACATTGCTTTTAACCCTCCTTAGTTTACATAGACGTCCCACTGATGTTATCCATGAATGAGGCTGCTGCAACTGTACTCCGAGCTAACGGTTGGTCATTACAgaaacgcatacacattaggtatccctgtgtctgaaagtgcccggtctactgaatatagggtatctgcagtacttctgttctgtcgggaaggggttaataggagcactgcatataccctatattcagccagactgaattccaagtggggggggaaaaaacagtcctcaagctcagggaaggggcagacagacaaccaaaacacccccctcccattccccatcacccagcaactactgcacccaaaaactccgaccattttaattttttaaattttccagtagctgctgcattccccccttaggcttatactcgagtcaataagttttcccagttttttgtggtaaaattaggggggtcggcttatactcgggtcagcttatactcgagtatatacggtatattgttcTTTGTAGAGTTtaatataaaattttaataaaaattaagatAGAAAAAAAGTTGTCCAAATGTGTAAGTACGCTTCAGTGTtacaatggcttctctcctgtgtgactttttAGATGCTTCATAAGATTTTCTCTCTGACTGAAACATtggtcacattctgaacatgaatatggcttctcccctgtgtgatctCTTAGATGTTTCACAAGGTTTGACTTCCAatcaaaacatttctcacattcaggacatgagaatggcttctctcctgtgtgaattctctggtgctgcacaagatgtgatttctgattaaaacatttctcacattcaggacatgaaaattgcttctctcctgtgtgaattcttaggTGACACCTAAGACGTGATTTACAATTAAAACATTTGttacattctgaacatgagaatggcttctctcctgtgtgaattctctggtgatgcacaagatgtgatttccaagcaaaacatttatcacattcagaacatgagaatggcttctctcctgtgtgaattctctgatgatccAAAAGATCCTTTTTCCaactaaaacatttctcacattcaggGCATGCAAATGGCTtcacccctgtgtgagttctctggtgatgcacaagatgtgatttccgattaaaacatttctcacattcagaacatgaatatggcttctctcctgtgtgactgttCAGATGCCTCACAAGTTCTGATTTCCAAGCAAAACATTtatcacattcagaacatgagaatggcttctctcctgtgtgaattctctggtgaTGCACAAGATATGATTTCCgattaaaacatttctcacattcaggacatgaaaatggcttctctcctgtgtgaattcgctGATGCCTCACAAGTCCCGATTTTCGATTAAAACATATCTCGCAttcaggacatgaatatggcttctctcctgtgtgacttcttagATGCCTCACAAGAACTGATTTCCAATTAAAACTTTTATCACATTCAGGACACGGATAtatcttctccccagtgtgaattcTTATATGGTCCTCAAGACCTGATTTGGTAAAATAACATTTCgcacattcaggacatgaaaatggcttctctcctctgtgaattctctgatgattgACAAGATCATTTTGCAAACTAAAATGtttgtcacattctgaacatgaatatggcttctctcctgtgtgacttctcagaTGCCTCACAAGTTGTGTTTCCCAAGTAAAACATTTATCACATTCaggacatgagaatggcttctctcctgtgtgatttcGCTGATGCCTCACAAGTTCCGATTTTTgattaaaacatttctcacattcagaacatgaatatggcttcttccCTGTGTGACTGATCAGATGCCTCTCAAGTCCTGATTTCCAAGCAAAACATTGCTCACATTCaggacatgagaatggcttc is part of the Leptodactylus fuscus isolate aLepFus1 chromosome 3, aLepFus1.hap2, whole genome shotgun sequence genome and encodes:
- the LOC142197205 gene encoding uncharacterized protein LOC142197205, with product MSRHIQHQEQCCTPQRGNDPGAINDCIPGTSKSQQGGSQSSAEETSPPVWAVQREKEPDNSENGMRGSGGHLHLSPYHEVEDNNITQDNSVIPNVPPVLQSSAPSTDTAGHKKPSSNQFRTGKARTGHKLGEIVRKHSDKTYEKIQGDENSFSCSECGKHFRKKSKFLKHLRTHTREKPFSCSECDKCFNCKSQLMRHLRIHTGEKPFSCSECEKCFSSKPGLEDHLRIHTGEKPFSCPECEQCFAWKSGLERHLISHTGKKPYSCSECEKCFNQKSELVRHQRNHTGEKPFSCPECDKCFTWETQLVRHLRSHTGEKPYSCSECDKHFSLQNDLVNHQRIHRGEKPFSCPECAKCYFTKSGLEDHIRIHTGEKIYPCPECDKSFNWKSVLVRHLRSHTGEKPYSCPECEICFNRKSGLVRHQRIHTGEKPFSCPECEKCFNRKSYLVHHQRIHTGEKPFSCSECDKCFAWKSELVRHLNSHTGEKPYSCSECEKCFNRKSHLVHHQRTHTGVKPFACPECEKCFSWKKDLLDHQRIHTGEKPFSCSECDKCFAWKSHLVHHQRIHTGEKPFSCSECNKCFNCKSRLRCHLRIHTGEKQFSCPECEKCFNQKSHLVQHQRIHTGEKPFSCPECEKCFDWKSNLVKHLRDHTGEKPYSCSECDQCFSQRENLMKHLKSHTGEKPL